One window from the genome of Pseudomonas frederiksbergensis encodes:
- the glgA gene encoding glycogen synthase GlgA, producing the protein MISAALEPQQIRSQLPLAAESPTAPVLATGGKALLPVVRQNPNRKKVLFVTSEIADLVKTGGLGDVSSALPRAMAGLHDVRILIPGYPQVMNSGNPIHIIGELGGHAALPPCKIGRMDMADGLVIYVLICPELYAREGSPYGANNGRDWPDNHIRFARLGLAAADIAANLAQIHWCPDLVHAHDWPAGLAPAYMHWRGQRTPTLFTIHNLAYQGVVSLASCPELGIPEHALQQEGMEFYGKLSFLKAGMAYSSHITTVSATYAQEITTPAFGCGLDGFLAAKTQQGLLSGIPNGIDESWDSATDAHLQRQFSIGDWDGKAANAAHVRDLFGLDDSTGPLFAVVSRLVYQKGLDLTEAVAEFIVESGGQIAIIGRGEPEEEQAMRELALRFPGRIGVRIGFNETDARRMFAGSDFLLMPSRYEPCGLSQMYAQRFGSLPVARNTGGLADTIEDGITGFLFNESTVESYKEALGRAFKVFEFPELLNAMRCRAMSAPFNWSKAVEPYAELYEQLVVKSLGKSARQ; encoded by the coding sequence ATGATCAGTGCTGCCTTGGAACCACAGCAAATCCGTTCTCAACTACCGCTGGCGGCTGAATCGCCGACGGCGCCGGTGTTGGCCACCGGAGGCAAGGCACTGCTCCCTGTCGTTCGACAGAACCCCAATCGCAAGAAAGTCCTGTTCGTGACATCGGAAATCGCCGACCTGGTAAAAACCGGCGGCCTGGGCGACGTTTCTTCCGCGCTGCCTCGGGCCATGGCCGGGCTGCATGATGTCCGGATTCTGATCCCCGGCTACCCGCAAGTCATGAACAGCGGCAATCCTATCCACATCATCGGCGAACTGGGTGGCCATGCGGCGCTTCCTCCTTGCAAGATCGGTCGCATGGACATGGCCGACGGCTTGGTGATCTACGTACTGATCTGTCCCGAACTCTACGCTCGTGAAGGTTCTCCCTACGGCGCCAACAACGGCCGCGACTGGCCCGACAACCACATCCGCTTTGCCCGCCTGGGCCTTGCCGCGGCGGACATTGCCGCCAACCTGGCACAGATCCACTGGTGCCCCGACCTGGTCCACGCGCACGACTGGCCCGCCGGCCTGGCGCCGGCCTATATGCATTGGCGCGGCCAACGCACCCCGACCTTGTTCACCATCCACAACCTGGCGTACCAGGGCGTGGTTAGCTTGGCGTCCTGCCCCGAGCTGGGTATTCCCGAGCATGCGCTGCAACAGGAAGGCATGGAGTTCTACGGCAAGCTGTCGTTTCTGAAGGCAGGCATGGCCTATTCCAGCCACATCACCACCGTGAGCGCCACCTACGCCCAGGAAATCACCACGCCGGCGTTCGGTTGCGGCCTCGATGGGTTCCTTGCCGCCAAGACCCAGCAAGGCCTGCTCAGTGGCATCCCCAACGGCATCGACGAAAGCTGGGACTCGGCCACCGACGCCCACCTGCAACGCCAGTTTTCCATAGGCGATTGGGATGGCAAGGCCGCCAACGCCGCGCATGTACGCGACCTGTTCGGCCTGGACGATTCCACCGGCCCACTATTCGCCGTGGTGTCGCGCCTGGTCTACCAGAAAGGCCTGGACCTGACGGAGGCCGTTGCCGAATTCATCGTCGAGTCCGGCGGACAGATCGCAATCATCGGCCGTGGCGAGCCGGAAGAAGAACAAGCCATGCGCGAACTGGCCCTGCGTTTTCCGGGACGAATCGGCGTGCGCATCGGCTTCAACGAGACCGACGCCCGGCGGATGTTCGCCGGCAGCGATTTCCTGCTGATGCCTTCGCGCTACGAGCCGTGTGGCTTGAGCCAGATGTACGCGCAACGCTTTGGCTCGCTGCCCGTTGCCCGCAACACCGGCGGCCTTGCGGACACGATCGAGGACGGCATCACCGGGTTCTTGTTCAACGAATCCACCGTGGAAAGCTACAAGGAGGCCCTGGGCCGCGCGTTCAAGGTCTTCGAATTCCCCGAACTGCTCAATGCCATGCGTTGCCGGGCAATGTCGGCGCCCTTCAACTGGAGCAAGGCGGTGGAACCCTACGCAGAACTTTACGAACAACTGGTAGTTAAATCGTTGGGAAAATCGGCCAGACAATGA
- a CDS encoding D-2-hydroxyacid dehydrogenase family protein has protein sequence MAVQIAVIDDWQGVAQDVVDWSPLESIGPVTFLHDYPADHDTLVSRLQGFDVICVMRERTRFDEALLRRLPNLKLLLTGGMRNAALDLKAAAALGIQVCGTDSYKHAAPELTWALIMALTRNLVPEANALRAGLWQQGLGGDLHGKTLAILGLGSIGTRVAQFGQVFGMRVIAWSENLTVERAAAAGATYVDKQALFKQADILSIHLVLSDRTHGLVDAQALGWMKPGALLINTARGPIVDEAALIDALEHKRLAGAALDVFAEEPLPADHPFRTLDNVLATPHVGYVSRQNYQQFYGQMIEALLAWVAGKPIRLLTPTA, from the coding sequence ATGGCGGTGCAAATAGCAGTCATCGATGATTGGCAAGGCGTGGCGCAAGATGTGGTGGATTGGTCGCCGCTGGAGAGCATCGGCCCGGTGACCTTTCTCCACGACTACCCTGCTGATCACGACACCCTCGTCTCGCGCCTGCAAGGCTTCGATGTCATCTGTGTGATGCGCGAGCGGACCCGTTTCGATGAAGCACTGCTGCGTCGCCTGCCCAACCTCAAGCTGTTGCTGACCGGTGGCATGCGCAATGCTGCGCTCGATCTAAAGGCTGCCGCGGCGCTGGGCATCCAGGTCTGTGGCACCGACAGCTACAAGCACGCCGCGCCAGAACTGACCTGGGCGCTGATCATGGCGCTGACGCGCAACCTGGTCCCGGAAGCCAACGCGTTGCGTGCCGGGCTGTGGCAGCAGGGCCTGGGCGGTGACTTGCATGGCAAGACCCTGGCGATCCTCGGCCTCGGCAGCATTGGCACGCGAGTGGCGCAGTTCGGCCAGGTATTCGGTATGCGAGTCATCGCCTGGAGCGAGAACCTGACCGTCGAACGAGCCGCCGCGGCCGGCGCGACCTACGTCGATAAACAAGCGCTGTTCAAGCAGGCCGACATTCTGTCCATACACCTGGTGCTCAGCGACCGCACCCATGGCCTGGTAGATGCGCAGGCGTTGGGCTGGATGAAACCGGGGGCGCTGCTGATCAACACCGCCCGTGGGCCGATTGTCGATGAAGCCGCGCTGATCGATGCCCTGGAGCACAAGCGCCTGGCCGGTGCCGCCCTGGATGTCTTCGCCGAGGAGCCGCTGCCAGCCGACCATCCATTTCGGACCCTGGATAACGTCCTGGCGACACCCCACGTGGGTTATGTCAGCCGCCAGAACTACCAGCAGTTCTATGGGCAGATGATCGAAGCCTTGCTGGCCTGGGTCGCAGGCAAGCCGATTCGACTGTTGACCCCCACTGCCTGA
- a CDS encoding alpha/beta hydrolase: protein MPRLTTRWKPSLFLLAALPLFAQAENPPEGPAYGPQLEGFKYPYTLKHFSLQSQGKALQMGYMDVPAQGKANGRSVVLMHGKNFCAATWGDSIKTLSEAGYRVIAPDQIGFCTSSKPDHYQYSFQQLANNTNALLKALGVQKAVVLGHSTGGMLATRYALQFPDQVERLAMVNPIGLEDWKALGVPYRSVDQWYERELKLSADGIRTYERNTYYGGRWKPEFERWVDMLAGLNKGPGHQQVAWNSALIYDMIFTQPVYYEFKDLKAPTLLLIGTSDTTAIGSDIAPPAVKAKLGRYDVLGKQVAQLIPRSTLVEFPNLGHAPQMEEPDRFHKALLGWLDKPIP, encoded by the coding sequence ATGCCGCGTTTGACTACCCGCTGGAAACCCAGCCTGTTCTTGCTCGCTGCCCTGCCGCTGTTCGCCCAGGCCGAGAACCCGCCCGAAGGCCCAGCCTATGGCCCTCAGCTGGAAGGTTTCAAATACCCCTACACCCTCAAGCACTTCTCCTTGCAGTCCCAGGGCAAAGCACTGCAGATGGGCTATATGGACGTGCCCGCCCAAGGCAAGGCCAACGGTCGCAGCGTCGTGCTGATGCACGGCAAGAACTTCTGCGCCGCGACCTGGGGCGACTCGATCAAGACCCTCAGCGAGGCCGGCTACCGAGTGATCGCCCCGGATCAGATCGGTTTCTGCACCTCAAGCAAGCCGGACCACTACCAGTACAGCTTCCAGCAACTGGCGAACAACACCAATGCGTTGCTCAAAGCCCTCGGTGTGCAGAAAGCCGTCGTGCTGGGCCATTCCACCGGCGGCATGCTTGCCACCCGCTACGCGCTGCAGTTTCCCGATCAGGTCGAGCGCCTGGCGATGGTCAATCCCATTGGCCTTGAAGACTGGAAGGCCCTCGGCGTTCCCTACCGCAGCGTGGACCAATGGTATGAACGCGAGCTGAAACTCAGCGCCGACGGCATCCGCACCTACGAACGCAATACTTATTACGGCGGGCGCTGGAAACCGGAGTTCGAGCGTTGGGTGGACATGCTCGCCGGATTGAACAAGGGCCCGGGTCACCAGCAGGTGGCATGGAACTCGGCGCTGATCTACGACATGATCTTCACCCAACCGGTCTATTACGAGTTCAAGGACCTCAAGGCGCCGACGTTGCTGCTGATCGGCACGTCCGATACCACGGCCATCGGCAGCGACATTGCCCCGCCCGCCGTGAAAGCCAAGCTTGGCCGCTACGACGTGCTGGGCAAGCAGGTCGCGCAACTGATCCCGCGGTCGACGCTGGTGGAGTTCCCCAACTTGGGGCATGCGCCCCAGATGGAAGAGCCGGATCGGTTCCACAAGGCCCTGCTCGGCTGGCTGGACAAACCCATTCCCTGA
- a CDS encoding YqaA family protein has product MQPTEAYIGLFLAAFGAATLLPLQSEALLVGLVLSERNAVWALLGVATLGNVLGSLVNWWLGTRVDQFKDRRWFPVSPSHLEKARQHYQRYGYWSLLLSWLPIIGDPLTLVAGVMGEPWRRFLLIVTLAKGLRYGVLVLATLGWMG; this is encoded by the coding sequence ATCCAGCCCACTGAGGCTTACATCGGGTTGTTCCTGGCGGCGTTTGGCGCAGCGACCCTGTTGCCGCTGCAATCGGAAGCGCTGCTGGTCGGCCTGGTGCTCAGCGAGCGCAACGCGGTCTGGGCGCTGCTGGGGGTCGCCACCCTTGGCAACGTGTTGGGTTCCCTGGTGAATTGGTGGCTGGGGACCCGCGTGGACCAGTTCAAGGATCGCCGCTGGTTCCCCGTCAGCCCGTCCCACCTGGAAAAGGCCCGCCAGCATTACCAGCGCTATGGCTATTGGTCGCTGTTGCTGAGCTGGCTGCCAATCATCGGTGATCCCCTGACGCTGGTGGCGGGCGTGATGGGTGAACCGTGGCGCCGCTTCCTGCTCATCGTCACCCTCGCCAAGGGCCTGCGTTATGGCGTGCTCGTGCTCGCGACCCTGGGCTGGATGGGTTGA
- a CDS encoding DUF411 domain-containing protein, which translates to MANPLHLLALSAVFISSLAQAAEPVTIDVHRDANCGCCKKWISHLQDNGFKVNDHVEADMSSVKQRLGVAPTLRSCHTAEINGKFVEGHVPADQVLALSKRDDLLGIAAPGMPMGSPGMEMDGMSDAYQVIGQKKDGTQTVVADYPAH; encoded by the coding sequence TGCACCTGCTCGCCCTGAGCGCTGTTTTCATCTCTTCCTTGGCCCAGGCCGCCGAGCCGGTCACCATCGATGTGCACCGCGATGCCAACTGCGGCTGCTGCAAAAAATGGATCTCCCATCTGCAAGACAACGGTTTCAAAGTGAACGACCATGTCGAGGCCGATATGAGTTCGGTCAAGCAGCGCCTGGGCGTGGCGCCGACCCTGCGCTCCTGCCACACCGCCGAAATCAACGGCAAGTTCGTCGAAGGCCATGTGCCGGCCGACCAGGTGCTGGCGTTGAGCAAGCGCGACGATCTGCTTGGCATCGCAGCGCCAGGCATGCCCATGGGCTCGCCGGGCATGGAAATGGACGGCATGAGTGACGCTTACCAAGTGATCGGCCAGAAGAAGGACGGCACGCAAACCGTCGTGGCGGACTATCCAGCCCACTGA